One window from the genome of Eucalyptus grandis isolate ANBG69807.140 chromosome 7, ASM1654582v1, whole genome shotgun sequence encodes:
- the LOC104455647 gene encoding protein PLANT CADMIUM RESISTANCE 2 codes for MSSTRPHDVGEHPWSTGLCGCFDDIKSCCITFWCPCITFGQISEILDKGETTCVMNCAIYTLICWLTSCACLYSCCYRTKLRREFGLKEDPCNDCLVHCCCMYCALCQEYRELKSRGFNMEKGWAGNARQQREVAMAPKVEGGMRR; via the exons ATGAGCTCAACCAGACCCCACGACGTGGGAGAACACCCTTGGAGCACTGGCCTCTGCGGCTGCTTCGACGACATCAAAAGCT GCTGCATCACCTTCTGGTGCCCATGCATCACCTTCGGACAGATATCAGAGATTCTGGACAAGGGGGAAACAA CTTGCGTCATGAACTGCGCAATCTACACGCTGATCTGCTGGCTGACTTCGTGCGCATGCCTCTATTCATGCTGCTACCGAACCAAACTGAGACGAGAATTCGGGTTGAAGGAGGATCCGTGCAACGACTGCTTAGTCCACTGCTGCTGCATGTACTGCGCGCTTTGTCAAGAGTATCGAGAGCTCAAGAGCCGCGGATTCAACATGGAGAAGG GATGGGCAGGAAACGCCAGGCAACAGAGAGAAGTGGCAATGGCTCCAAAGGTGGAAGGCGGCATGAGGCGCTAG
- the LOC120296172 gene encoding methylsterol monooxygenase 1-1-like, with translation MQPASNTELELHSSITRYVEEKSRGRSWEYRQISVTDFHVVKAAAEASAPRLFLPIVGPSPLWFEYFAAKSHYFLYSHSIFFHILILSLVPLPIVLLELARPAGFNCFKIQPKVWLSSKIFKCYKDVMKMLFLIVGPQQLLSYQSVKVRFRRMDGAWECMRAFESFSRNWICVD, from the exons ATGCAGCCTGCAAGCAACACGGAACTGGAGTTGCATTCTTCTATTACTCGATACGTGGAagagaaaagcagaggaagaagctgGGAATATAGACAGATTTCTGTTACAGATTTTCATGTCGTCAAAGCAGCCGCAGAGGCCAGTGCTCCAAGGCTGTTCTTGCCCATCGTGGG CCCTAGCCCCCTTTGGTTCGAGTACTTCGCCGCCAAGTCCCATTACTTCCTCTACAGCCACAGTATTTTCTTCCACATCCTCATCTTGTCCCTCGTCCCACTCCCCATCGTGCTCTTGGAGCTTGCGCGCCCTGCCGGCTTCAACTGCTTCAAAATCCAGCCCAAGGTCTGGCTCTCCTCCAAGATTTTCAAGTGCTACAAGGACGTCATGAAGATGTTGTTCCTCATCGTCGGCCCGCAGCAGCTCCTCTCGTACCAGAGCGTGAAGGTGAGGTTCCGTCGGATGGATGGTGCGTGGGAGTGCATGCGTGCTTTCgagtcattttctaggaattgGATTTGTGTGGATTGA
- the LOC104455641 gene encoding protein PLANT CADMIUM RESISTANCE 2 isoform X2 — MSLTNPGNVEEHPWSTGLCDCCGDIKSCCITFWCPCITFGQISEILDKGATSCCANCATFTLIHLLTSVAFAYPCTCFYSYPYRARLRREFELKEYPCNDCLVHFCCMSCALCQEYRELKSRGFNVEKGWAGNASQHGEVAMAPKVEGGMRR; from the exons ATGAGCTTAACCAATCCCGGCAATGTCGAAGAACACCCATGGAGCACCGGTCTCTGTGACTGCTGCGGCGACATCAAAAGCT GCTGCATCACCTTCTGGTGCCCATGCATTACCTTCGGACAAATATCGGAGATCCTGGACAAAGGGGCGACAT CTTGCTGCGCGAACTGTGCAACCTTCACCCTGATCCACTTGCTGACTTCAGTCGCATTCGCCTATCCATGCACATGCTTCTATTCATACCCCTACCGAGCCAGACTGAGACGAGAGTTCGAGTTGAAGGAATATCCGTGCAATGACTGCTTAGTCCACTTCTGTTGCATGTCCTGCGCGCTTTGTCAAGAGTACCGAGAGCTCAAGAGCCGCGGATTCAACGTGGAGAAGG GATGGGCAGGAAACGCGAGCCAACATGGAGAAGTGGCAATGGCTCCAAAGGTGGAAGGCGGCATGAGGCGCTAG
- the LOC104455641 gene encoding protein PLANT CADMIUM RESISTANCE 2 isoform X1 has product MSKNTHGAPVSVTAAATSKAVTRNLFILPASSSFSFFLFHESRKKSRQLHSMLLAGCITFWCPCITFGQISEILDKGATSCCANCATFTLIHLLTSVAFAYPCTCFYSYPYRARLRREFELKEYPCNDCLVHFCCMSCALCQEYRELKSRGFNVEKGWAGNASQHGEVAMAPKVEGGMRR; this is encoded by the exons ATGTCGAAGAACACCCATGGAGCACCGGTCTCTGTGACTGCTGCGGCGACATCAAAAGCTGTAACAAGAAATCTGTTTATATtgccagcttcttcttctttctctttctttctcttccacgAATCAAGGAAAAAATCCAGGCAACTCCATTCCATGTTGCTTGCAGGCTGCATCACCTTCTGGTGCCCATGCATTACCTTCGGACAAATATCGGAGATCCTGGACAAAGGGGCGACAT CTTGCTGCGCGAACTGTGCAACCTTCACCCTGATCCACTTGCTGACTTCAGTCGCATTCGCCTATCCATGCACATGCTTCTATTCATACCCCTACCGAGCCAGACTGAGACGAGAGTTCGAGTTGAAGGAATATCCGTGCAATGACTGCTTAGTCCACTTCTGTTGCATGTCCTGCGCGCTTTGTCAAGAGTACCGAGAGCTCAAGAGCCGCGGATTCAACGTGGAGAAGG GATGGGCAGGAAACGCGAGCCAACATGGAGAAGTGGCAATGGCTCCAAAGGTGGAAGGCGGCATGAGGCGCTAG